Proteins from one Cicer arietinum cultivar CDC Frontier isolate Library 1 chromosome 3, Cicar.CDCFrontier_v2.0, whole genome shotgun sequence genomic window:
- the LOC101496072 gene encoding BTB/POZ and MATH domain-containing protein 4 → MHSNNNSEGSRNNNNNTTTTMSILSSRTSSRSVTETVNGSHKFVIKGYSLAKGMGVGKHIASETFTVGGYQWAIYFYPDGKNPEDNSAYVSVFIALASEGTDVRALFELTLLDQSPNGKHKVHSHFDRSLESGPYTLKYRGSMWGYKRFFKRAQLEASSFLKDDCLKINCTVGVVVSSIDCSKLNTIHVPESDIGSHFGMLLENEEGSDIIFSVGGERFHAHKLVLAARSTAFENEFFNKMEEDDCDVVVTDMEPKVFKALLHFIYRDALIEDEELFMSRSSFLPSISETFAAKLLAAAEKYDLPRLKLMCESVLCKDISIDSVAYILALADRYNAAELKSICLQFSAENLVAVMQSDGFEYLKENCPLLQSELLKTVAGCEEEFSGEGKCRSVWAQFSDGVEDNDRSVRQQTWENGVERGQNLWVNLSDGVNNDRSPGQEA, encoded by the exons ATGCACAGTAACAACAACTCAGAAGGTAGCagaaataacaacaacaacaccaccaccaccatGAGCATTCTATCTTCTCGAACAAGCTCACGTTCCGTAACAGAAACCGTAAACGGTTCACACAAGTTCGTGATTAAGGGATACTCACTCGCAAAGGGAATGGGAGTTGGAAAACACATAGCAAGCGAGACTTTCACCGTCGGCGGTTACCAATGGGCAATTTACTTTTACCCCGACGGTAAAAATCCCGAAGACAACTCTGCTTATGTTTCCGTTTTCATTGCTCTTGCTTCTGAAGGTACCGATGTCCGTGCTCTTTTTGAACTGACTTTGCTTGATCAAAGTCCTAATGGGAAACATAAGGTTCATAGTCACTTTGATCGATCTCTTGAAAGTGGTCCTTATACTCTCAAGTATAGAGGCAGCATGTG GGGGTATAAGCGGTTTTTCAAACGTGCTCAACTTGAGGCTTCGTCCTTCCTTAAGGACGACTGCTTGAAGATAAACTGCACTGTTGGTGTTGTTGTGTCGTCCATAGATTGTTCTAAATTGAACACCATACATGTTCCTGAATCTGATATTGGATCGCATTTTGGCATGCTGTTAGAGAATGAGGAAGGATCTGATATTATTTTCTCTGTTGGTGGAGAAAGATTTCATGCACACAAGCTTGTTCTGGCTGCTCGGTCAACTGCATTTGAAAATGAGTTTTTCAATAAGATGGAGGAAGATGACTGTGATGTAGTTGTTACCGACATGGAACCTAAGGTTTTCAAG GCTTTGCTTCACTTTATTTATAGAGACGCTCTTATAGAAGATGAAGAGCTCTTTATGTCACGTTCATCGTTCTTGCCTTCAATATCTGAAACATTTGCCGCAAAATTATTAGCTGCTGCAGAAAAGTATGATTTGCCAAGACTTAAGCTGATGTGTGAGTCTGTACTTTGCAAAGATATATCTATAGATTCTGTTGCCTATATTCTGGCGCTTGCTGATCGCTATAATGCTGCGGAGTTGAAGTCCATCTGTCTACAATTTTCTGCTGAAAACCTTGTTG CTGTGATGCAGTCTGATGGCTTTGAGTATCTAAAGGAAAACTGTCCATTGCTGCAATCAGAACTGCTTAAGACAGTTGCAGGATGCGAAGAGGAATTTAGTGGAGAAGGAAAATGCCGAAGTGTGTGGGCCCAATTTTCCGATGGTGTTGAGGATAATGACAGGAGTGTAAGACAGCAAACATGGGAAAACGGAGTTGAAAGAGGTCAGAACTTATGGGTTAACCTTTCTGATGGCGTTAACAATGATAGGAGTCCAGGGCAAGAAGCTTGA